The Deinococcus yavapaiensis KR-236 genome segment GAGACGGCGGAGAATCTCGTGTACGAGGTCATGATTCGACTGATGGTGCGCCGACTGGTCAAAAGTACGTCCTGAGGCTTATCAAACGCACTTTAGTTGTTAGAGGTGTCGTTTTCGCTGGGCAGCGCCGGATATGATCACCACATGGGCCGATCTTAGGGAATCTTAGGTGCGTCAGGCAGCCCCTGGTAGTTTCAGCGCTGAAGAAATGAAGGTGTCGGCGGCGGAACAGGATGAAACAGGATCGCAGGCCATACGCGCCTCAGGTGTTGTCCGGTTGCGCTCGAAACCCTAGCAAAACTTAGCAGCCTCGAGCGGATTGACGCGGGGCGGGCCGTCTTCGAGGAGCGTCACGAGGAAGGCGCGCACCTCGTCGGCTGCGCATCGCTGGAAGGTCAGGGTGAAGGCGTGCGTGGGCGGCTCGAGGAAGCTCTCGGGCGCTGTGCCGTCTTCGTGAATGTGGAAGTCGAAGCCGGGCGGCGTGGATCGACGGGTTAGCGGAGTGATAACGAGCACATGGGCAACGCTAGCGGGTGTACCTGAACGCTGGGGAAAACGCCGGGCGGGAAGCCCCGCGCGCTTTTTGCGGTTTGCAAGCCGTTGCAGACGGGCAAAGAGACAGTACCCTTTCTGAGTACTTATTTGTTGATGGCGTCGGATGCCTTGTGGGTCACCGCCATTCCGGTACTTGCTGTACAGATTTTCCATGATGTTTTCTACGCTCTTCGAACTTTCCCTGTCCGTGAGTAATAGATAATGCCTCCTTTATAACAGGCAGGTTGGGTGAGTGAGAGTTAAGAGTACGCTCAAAAGGTAAACCAAATAACCGGGATGCAACGACCTCCACCCCACGTACGGTCACTTAGTGTGGAGCGAGCAAATAGTGAGACCGCCCCGGCGGAGGTCCGTATGAACCAGGCTCCTGCACGCCGTTCACGCGCTCCCAAGGGTCATCACGTCCCCGCCACCCTCCTCGCCGCCACGCTTGCAGCGAGTGCCTCCACGGTACTTGCGGGGGGAACCGGAGCACCGGTTTCCATGCCGACGCTCGCCCAAACGGCGCCCGGCATCAAGGTCATGTCATCACTCGAAGGCCAAACGACGCTGCCTCTGCGCACCAAGTGGACCGTCACCACCAACCTCTACCCCAACCAAGTCGCGTCCGTCACCTTCCTGATCGACGGGGTGGCCCGCTGGATCGAGAAGATCATTCCGTACTCGTACGCGGACGAGGGGTACCTCATCACCACCTTCCTCAGCCCGGGCCGACACACCTTCACGGCCACCGTGAAAGCCGACGATGGCAGAACCGCCTCCAACACGGTCACCGCCACTGTCAGTAAAACGCCTGCACCACCCGCGGCGCTCGCTGGACGCTGGCGACGCACGGTCCAAGTGGCTGGTGAGCCATCGCTTTCCGGCCCGTGGGACCTCATCTTCGACGATGTCGGCGCGTGGGCGATCGCTCCCGTGAGCAGTGGCGTCGTGGAACAAATCAGTGTGCGGGGCGACGTCATCCAAGTATTCGCGCCCGTTCAGATGGGCTTACCGGAGTTGGGCGTAGCCGCGTATGGTGCGCACGACATTTACGGCACCATCTGCTCCCTGGACGGACCGGAGCAAACGTTCAAGTGGTCCAAGCAGGGCGATCAACTGAAATTGCAGTCCATCAGCGGTGGCTGCGAAGGACGCACGCATCTTTGGGAAGGGACGTGGACGCGCGTGCCATCCTCAGCTCCACGTGGACCACTAATGCCACGAAAGTAAGTCGTTCACTGCAATCGGAAGGGTAGGGAGTTTCCTCCGTGCCCTTCCTAGATCTAGGGCCGTCTTCCGAGGCGCGCAAAGAAGAAAGCGCCCTTCTTGGGCGCTGATAAGGAAAAGATTGCGTGCTATGCGTCGTGAGTCAACTTAATGCGGCGCTCGGTTACCTGCACTTCTCAATTTCTGATGCAGATCGGTCCTTCGTTACTGCGCTCCACCCTCACGTTGCCGTTCGAGTCGATCACCAATGCAAAGCGACCCCTGTCTAGCGTCTTGGTACCGTCACTGCTTGTGAGATGGCCGGTGCCAAGGTCAACGACAGCCAACCTGCCCTCGGGATACCCGTTAACGGTCAGACGAGAGCGGGTCATTCCCGTGTAGGTTGTGCCTGAAGAACCCGTGTATGTACCGCGGAAGAAGACCTGGATGACTATGTGGAATCCGCCGTTGGCATCCTCAAACCGTCGCTCCTCGCCGGTCACATAGGTAGTTCCAGTGACGGTTTCTCCCGTGCAAGGATCCGTGAAGTTTTCCTCTTGAATTCTATCGATCGGGATGACCGTTGGGCCAGCCGCAAAGGCAGTGGTGGCGAAGAAGGCGATAGCAAGAATGCTTCTCTTCATACGAACTCCCTTCTCGATTGTTCTTCGAGGTTTTTAGTGTGCGCTCAAGAAGCGCTCATTAGTTGCAGGACACGTGAAGGTTCTAAGAGACGTGCCTCTACAAGAACCTAATGTTTTTACGGCGCAAGGGACGACCCCCTCTCCCACAGCGTGAATTGCCCTTAGAGGGTGCCAAGGAGGGGTTTGAAGTTCAGACAAAGAGGTTGTTCGCCAACAGAAGGCAAAACGCCCCGGTGTGAAAGCCAAGCAAGGTCGAAGACAACCGCTCCAAATCCCGTCCCAGCCGCCTGAACCTCGACAACCAGTCGCAACTCGTCATTCAAGACCCCAAGACGTACGCATCGAAGCGAACGATCCACCTAGCGCCCGGCACGGTGAGCGTGCTCGAAGCGCACCGTGAGCGACAAGCCCGCGAACGAGCGGCGGCAGGGGAGGCGTATCACGACCAAGGACTCGTCTTCGCCTCGGAAATCGGCAGGTTGACGTACCCGCGCAACCTTGAGCGGGCCTGGTACATGCTCCTCGAGCGCGTGCGGCGAGAGCAAGCACATAAAGCTCGTGATGCTGGGCAAGAGCCGAAGGAAGGCGATCTTCTGCCTAAGATTCGCCTTCACGACCTCCGCCATACGGCCGCCTCGCTCATGGCCCGCAAGGGTGCCAGCTTGAAGATAATCGCGGACGTTCTCGGGCATGAAGACGAAGCGTTCACATCTCGCACGTACATGCACCTCTATGACGAGCAGCGGGACGAAGCGGCACTTGACCTGTCGGATCTGTTCCGGAGGGCGAGCGGGCAGAATTGATACCGTTGTGACACGGTGGTGACAATCGAGGTACTGTGACGGTCGAAACGTCAGAGATTCAAAAAGAAAAACCCCGTCTCTGACGGGGTTTCCTGCTGGTGGGTTGTGTAGGGCTCGAACCTACGACCCGCTGATTAAAAGTCAGCTGCTCTACCGGCTGAGCTAACAACCCGGAGCACAAGGAGTATAGGGACGCGCATGGAGCGTGTCAACACACCCGCCTGCCAGACCTCGCGTCATGTGACGTTTTGCGGCGGCGAGCGCGATAGACTGGGGTGTGACGTTGAACCGTGTCGTTTTGGCGACTTCGAATGAAGGAAAAATCCGTGAGTTCACCGAGGCGCTCGCGCCGCTCGGGTGGACCCTCGTTCCACTGCCGCGTGTGACGATGCCTCCCGAGGACGGAGCGACGTACGAAGAGAACGCCGCGCTCAAGGCCTGCGCCATTTCGCTGCAGACCGGTCTTCCCGCCATCGCCGATGATTCCGGCTTGGAAGTGACGGCGTTACGAGGCGAACCGGGCGTGTACAGCGCTCGCTTCGGAGGCCGCAAGACGGACGTGGAGCGCAACGTGTACCTGCTGGAGCGCTTACGAGACGCGAAGGCCAAGGACCGCTCGGCGAAGTTCGTGTCCGTCATCGTCCTCGCGTACCCGGACGGCCACTTGGAAACGTACCGAGGAGAAGCGCCGGGTGTCATTTTGGAAGGTCCGCGCGGTGAGGGAGGCTTCGGGTACGACCCTCTCTTCGTACCCGCCGGAAACGACCGGTCTTTCGGTGAGATGAGCGTGGAGGAAAAGCGTCCCCTCTCGCACCGCGGTCGCGCGCTCGGAGCCCTCTTGGACGCCCACAAGAACGGTCCGCCGGAACGAGAGATCATTTCAGTCGAGTGAGCGAAACGGCGACGGGCGGGTCATCGACCCGCCCGTCTTTTCGTGGCGTTACGCGCTTACTGCGTACTTCTGGGATCGAGCACGTCGCGAAGTCCGTCACCGAGCAAGTTGAAGCCCAGCACCGTGAGCAAAATGGCGAGACCCGGGAAGATCATCGTCCATGGAGCGGAAAGGTACACGCCAAGCTGAAAGGCGTCGGCGATCATGGTGCCCCACTCGGGCGCGGGCGGCGTCGCGCCGAGGCCGAGGAAGCCCAACGCGGCGACTTCGATGGTCGCTGTGGCGATGCTGAGGCTTCCCTGCACGATCAGGGGCGTCATGGAGTTCGGCAGGACGTGCCGGAACATCACGCGTGAACTCGTGGCGCCCAGTGCGCCGGCCGCTTGCACGAACTCGCGCTCGCGTATGGACAGCACGACGGAGCGCGCGAGGCGGATGTAGATGGGAATCTGAACGATCGACACAGCGAGCATCGCGCCGTACAGGCGCACGTCGACATTGTGCGAGGCGAGCCATCCGATGAAGCGACCGAACGCGCCGCCCGTGCTGGGATCGCTGGGAATGATCGCCGTGATCATGATGGCCAGGAGGATTCCCGGAAAGCCCAGCATGAGGTCCGAGATGTACCCGATGACGTTGTCGAACCAACCTCCGAAAAAGCCGGACAAGACGCCGAGCAAGGCGCCCGCGATCATCGCGAGCAATGTCGCCACGATGCCGACTTGAAGCGAAATGCGAGCGCCGTGCAGAATGCGCGTCGCGACGTCGCGCCCGAGCTGATCGGTGCCCATGATGTGCTCGGCGCTCGGAGGCTTGAGACGCGTGAGGTAGTTGCGGTCCGTGAGGGGATCGTAGGGACGAATGACCGGGGCGAGCGCGGCGAGCACGACGAACAGCAGCACGATCACCGCGCCGACCTTCGCGGGCGTGCTCTTGCGCATGCGGCGCCAGAAGACGCCTTGGCGCCGCTTCTGGGACGGCGCGGCCGTCGACGTCGGAAGAACTTCGTTCGTCATGAGTAATGAATCCTAGGGTCGAGGAAGGCGTAGCTGAGGTCCACGGCGAGGTTGACCACCGACACGACGAGCGCCGCGAAGATCACGCCTCCTTGAATGACAGGGTAGTCACGATCGAAGATGCCTTGATACAGCCAACTGCCGAGACCGGGCCACGAGAAGATCGTCTCGGTGAGGACAGCGCCCCCGAGAAGCGCTCCGATTTGCAACCCGATGACGGTCACGACGGGCAGCATGGCGTTTCGCAAGGCGTGCCGAACGACGACGCGCGTGCGCGACACGCCCTTCGCGGCGGCCGTTCGGATGTAATCTTGCGACAGGACTTCCAGCATGGCGCTGCGTGTGATGCGCGCGATGATCGCCATGGGAATCGTCCCGAGCG includes the following:
- the rdgB gene encoding RdgB/HAM1 family non-canonical purine NTP pyrophosphatase — protein: MTLNRVVLATSNEGKIREFTEALAPLGWTLVPLPRVTMPPEDGATYEENAALKACAISLQTGLPAIADDSGLEVTALRGEPGVYSARFGGRKTDVERNVYLLERLRDAKAKDRSAKFVSVIVLAYPDGHLETYRGEAPGVILEGPRGEGGFGYDPLFVPAGNDRSFGEMSVEEKRPLSHRGRALGALLDAHKNGPPEREIISVE
- a CDS encoding ABC transporter permease; the protein is MTNEVLPTSTAAPSQKRRQGVFWRRMRKSTPAKVGAVIVLLFVVLAALAPVIRPYDPLTDRNYLTRLKPPSAEHIMGTDQLGRDVATRILHGARISLQVGIVATLLAMIAGALLGVLSGFFGGWFDNVIGYISDLMLGFPGILLAIMITAIIPSDPSTGGAFGRFIGWLASHNVDVRLYGAMLAVSIVQIPIYIRLARSVVLSIREREFVQAAGALGATSSRVMFRHVLPNSMTPLIVQGSLSIATATIEVAALGFLGLGATPPAPEWGTMIADAFQLGVYLSAPWTMIFPGLAILLTVLGFNLLGDGLRDVLDPRSTQ
- a CDS encoding tyrosine-type recombinase/integrase, with the protein product MHLAPGTVSVLEAHRERQARERAAAGEAYHDQGLVFASEIGRLTYPRNLERAWYMLLERVRREQAHKARDAGQEPKEGDLLPKIRLHDLRHTAASLMARKGASLKIIADVLGHEDEAFTSRTYMHLYDEQRDEAALDLSDLFRRASGQN